In Solanum stenotomum isolate F172 chromosome 6, ASM1918654v1, whole genome shotgun sequence, one DNA window encodes the following:
- the LOC125866649 gene encoding transcription factor MYB78-like: MEYHGQKIEVDSGRGDCNENNQEIKEEDVVMDLRRGPWTVEEDFTLINFIAHHGEGRWNSLARCAGLKRTGKSCRLRWLNYLRPDVRRGNITLEEQLLILELHSRWGNRWSKIAQHLPGRTDNEIKNYWRTRVQKHAKQLKCDVNSKQFKDTMKYLWMPRLAERIQAAAAATSNPTAASSSGPTTTTYIQNQEIQHPLPNMNHHVPEYLPIQLMNIEKTNSLNYSATSASSDNYSSDLTDGCYNFSINQSNNQDHSQVNQSTNQFCYGESTINPTSYNFHPGFQGFQEVDQQNNTQWMENPWNIEDVCFLQQLNNEM, translated from the exons atGGAATATCATGGTCAGAAAATTGAAGTTGATTCAGGACGAGGAGATTGTAATGAAAATAATCAAGAAATTAAGGAGGAAGATGTTGTTATGGATCTTCGAAGGGGTCCATGGACCGTTGAAGAAGACTTTACACTTATCAATTTTATTGCTCATCATGGTGAAGGTCGTTGGAATTCCCTTGCCCGTTGTGCtg GTTTGAAGAGAACAGGGAAAAGTTGTAGGTTAAGATGGCTTAATTATCTTCGACCAGATGTTCGACGTGGCAATATTACTCTTGAAGAacaactcttgattcttgaattgcATTCTCGTTGGGGCAATCG TTGGTCTAAAATCGCTCAACATCTCCCCGGAAGAACAGACAAtgagataaaaaattattggcGAACTCGAGTACAAAAGCATGCAAAACAACTCAAATGTGACGTGAACAGCAAGCAATTCAAAGATACCATGAAGTATCTTTGGATGCCAAGGTTAGCCGAAAGAATACAAGCCGCCGCTGCGGCTACTTCCAACCCAACGGCGGCTTCTTCCTCCGGCCCCACCACCACCACATATatccaaaatcaagaaattcaaCATCCACTACCAAACATGAATCATCATGTGCCCGAATACTTACCTATCCAACTGATGAATATTGAGAAAACAAACAGTCTTAATTATTCAGCAACTTCAGCGTCATCGGATAATTACTCATCCGACCTCACTGATGGTTGCTACAATTTCTCAATTAACCAAAGCAATAATCAAGATCATTCTCAAGTTAATCAAAGTACTAATCAATTTTGCTATGGAGAATCCACAATTAATCCCACAAGTTATAATTTTCACCCTGGATTTCAAGGATTCCAAGAAGTGGATCAACAAAACAATACACAATGGATGGAAAATCCATGGAATATTGAAGATGTGTGCTTCTTACAACAATTGAACAATGAGATGTGA